A stretch of Triticum aestivum cultivar Chinese Spring chromosome 1D, IWGSC CS RefSeq v2.1, whole genome shotgun sequence DNA encodes these proteins:
- the LOC606316 gene encoding alpha-1,3-arabinosyltransferase XAT2 isoform X1 yields MKAVERAKLVRSLRQESRRLRLLVLVIGFFLVTLTFVVLSKPDALLFNLNGRLSVDDAPRSLLIRQATDATAGADPDQRSAAAAAAAQDPKVLDDFEDAEANTKGTTKDSEERAHTVRDPQQSAKKGPEPRLLGTSGGEGEKKGHRKVTLPTVSNYTIRDAEDGDNAKPQQGSKPETENKLEMVAGKGDGSQQQDWDNAEWESKPLCDFSNFRANVCEMRGNIRIHPNASSVMYMEPASSKRNELWKLKPYPRKGDELCLSKVTELTVKSSKVAPECTKYHNVPVVVFALTGYTGNLFHDFTDALVPLFTTASEFNGEVQFLITDMAIWWTRKYHVVFKKLSNYPLIDFNKDTDVHCAKHAIVGLHAYMEFTIDPSKAPHNYTMVDFNRFMRRTYELPREAVSALGEIPKAKPRLLIISRQRTRMFLNLPEIIAMAEGLGFEVVVEEANVSSDLSQFSKVVNSVDVMMGVHGAGLTNCVFLPHNATLIQIVPWGGIEGVCRIDFGDPAEQMGLRYKQYSIAVHESSLTDQYPLDHEIFKNPLAFHKGFEFIKETFMDKQNVRLDCNRFKPVLLQTLDLLNQ; encoded by the exons ATGAAGGCGGTGGAGCGGGCGAAGCTGGTGCGGAGCCTGCGGCAGGAGTCGCGGCGGCTGCGCCTGCTCGTGCTCGTCATCGGCTTCTTCCTCGTCACCCTCACCTTCGTCGTCCTCTCCAAGCCCGACGCCCTGCTCTTCAACC TGAACGGCCGGCTGTCGGTGGACGACGCGCCGCGCTCGCTCCTGATCCGCCAGGCCACCGACGCCACTGCCGGCGCCGACCCCGACcagagatccgccgccgccgccgccgccgcccaggaccCCAAGGTGCTGGACGACTTCGAAGACGCCGAAGCCAACACCAAAG GGACCACCAAAGACTCGGAGGAGAGGGCGCACACCGTCCGCGATCCTCAGCAGAGCGCCAAAAAGGGGCCTGAACCCCGGCTGTTAG GCACTAGTGGAGGTGAAGGGGAGAAGAAAGGGCATCGCAAGGTGACCCTCCCAACCGTCTCGAACTATACCATCCGTGACGCCGAGGACGGCGACAATGCCAAGCCGCAGCAAG GTAGCAAACCAGAAACAGAAAATAAGCTTGAAATGGTCGCCGGCAAAGGCGACGGATCTCAGCAACAAG ATTGGGATAACGCGGAATGGGAGAGCAAGCCACTTTGTGATTTCTCAAACTTCAGAGCTAATGTCTGCGAGATGCGGGGCAACATCAGGATTCACCCAAATGCGAGTTCGGTGATGTACATGGAACCTGCCAGCTCAAAGAGAAATGAGCTGTGGAAACTTAAACCCTACCCTCGTAAAGGTGATGAACTCTGCCTCAGCAAAGTTACAGAGCTGACGGTGAAATCAAGCAAGGTGGCACCTGAGTGTACCAAGTACCACAATGTGCCCGTTGTGGTCTTTGCTCTGACTGGATACACCGGAAACCTGTTCCACGACTTCACCGACGCGCTTGTCCCCCTCTTCACGACGGCAAGTGAGTTCAATGGCGAGGTTCAATTCCTCATCACAGATATGGCTATTTGGTGGACAAGGAAGTACCATGTGGTGTTTAAGAAGCTATCCAACTACCCCTTGATAGATTTCAACAAAGATACTGATGTGCATTGCGCCAAGCATGCTATTGTTGGCCTTCATGCTTACATGGAGTTCACCATTGACCCCTCCAAGGCTCCTCACAACTACACCATGGTGGATTTCAACAGATTCATGCGCAGGACGTATGAGTTGCCTAGGGAGGCCGTGTCTGCGCTCGGCGAGATCCCCAAGGCCAAGCCGAGACTGCTCATCATCTCAAGGCAGAGAACAAGAATGTTCCTCAACCTCCCGGAGATCATCGCAATGGCCGAGGGGCTGGGTTTCGAGGTCGTGGTCGAGGAAGCCAACGTGAGCTCCGACCTCTCCCAGTTCTCCAAGGTGGTGAACTCCGTCGACGTGATGATGGGCGTCCATGGCGCCGGGCTCACAAACTGTGTCTTCCTGCCACACAATGCCACGTTGATCCAGATCGTGCCGTGGGGTGGCATAGAAGGCGTGTGCCGGATCGACTTCGGCGACCCGGCGGAGCAGATGGGCCTGCGGTACAAGCAGTACAGCATCGCCGTGCACGAGAGCAGCCTCACCGACCAGTACCCGCTGGACCATGAGATCTTCAAGAACCCGCTGGCCTTCCACAAGGGGTTCGAGTTCATCAAGGAGACCTTCATGGACAAGCAGAATGTCAGGCTTGACTGCAACCGGTTCAAGCCTGTGCTGCTGCAGACCCTTGATCTGCTAAACCAATAA
- the LOC606316 gene encoding alpha-1,3-arabinosyltransferase XAT2 isoform X2, which produces MKAVERAKLVRSLRQESRRLRLLVLVIGFFLVTLTFVVLSKPDALLFNLNGRLSVDDAPRSLLIRQATDATAAAQDPKVLDDFEDAEANTKGTTKDSEERAHTVRDPQQSAKKGPEPRLLGTSGGEGEKKGHRKVTLPTVSNYTIRDAEDGDNAKPQQGSKPETENKLEMVAGKGDGSQQQDWDNAEWESKPLCDFSNFRANVCEMRGNIRIHPNASSVMYMEPASSKRNELWKLKPYPRKGDELCLSKVTELTVKSSKVAPECTKYHNVPVVVFALTGYTGNLFHDFTDALVPLFTTASEFNGEVQFLITDMAIWWTRKYHVVFKKLSNYPLIDFNKDTDVHCAKHAIVGLHAYMEFTIDPSKAPHNYTMVDFNRFMRRTYELPREAVSALGEIPKAKPRLLIISRQRTRMFLNLPEIIAMAEGLGFEVVVEEANVSSDLSQFSKVVNSVDVMMGVHGAGLTNCVFLPHNATLIQIVPWGGIEGVCRIDFGDPAEQMGLRYKQYSIAVHESSLTDQYPLDHEIFKNPLAFHKGFEFIKETFMDKQNVRLDCNRFKPVLLQTLDLLNQ; this is translated from the exons ATGAAGGCGGTGGAGCGGGCGAAGCTGGTGCGGAGCCTGCGGCAGGAGTCGCGGCGGCTGCGCCTGCTCGTGCTCGTCATCGGCTTCTTCCTCGTCACCCTCACCTTCGTCGTCCTCTCCAAGCCCGACGCCCTGCTCTTCAACC TGAACGGCCGGCTGTCGGTGGACGACGCGCCGCGCTCGCTCCTGATCCGCCAGGCCACCGACGCCA ccgccgccgcccaggaccCCAAGGTGCTGGACGACTTCGAAGACGCCGAAGCCAACACCAAAG GGACCACCAAAGACTCGGAGGAGAGGGCGCACACCGTCCGCGATCCTCAGCAGAGCGCCAAAAAGGGGCCTGAACCCCGGCTGTTAG GCACTAGTGGAGGTGAAGGGGAGAAGAAAGGGCATCGCAAGGTGACCCTCCCAACCGTCTCGAACTATACCATCCGTGACGCCGAGGACGGCGACAATGCCAAGCCGCAGCAAG GTAGCAAACCAGAAACAGAAAATAAGCTTGAAATGGTCGCCGGCAAAGGCGACGGATCTCAGCAACAAG ATTGGGATAACGCGGAATGGGAGAGCAAGCCACTTTGTGATTTCTCAAACTTCAGAGCTAATGTCTGCGAGATGCGGGGCAACATCAGGATTCACCCAAATGCGAGTTCGGTGATGTACATGGAACCTGCCAGCTCAAAGAGAAATGAGCTGTGGAAACTTAAACCCTACCCTCGTAAAGGTGATGAACTCTGCCTCAGCAAAGTTACAGAGCTGACGGTGAAATCAAGCAAGGTGGCACCTGAGTGTACCAAGTACCACAATGTGCCCGTTGTGGTCTTTGCTCTGACTGGATACACCGGAAACCTGTTCCACGACTTCACCGACGCGCTTGTCCCCCTCTTCACGACGGCAAGTGAGTTCAATGGCGAGGTTCAATTCCTCATCACAGATATGGCTATTTGGTGGACAAGGAAGTACCATGTGGTGTTTAAGAAGCTATCCAACTACCCCTTGATAGATTTCAACAAAGATACTGATGTGCATTGCGCCAAGCATGCTATTGTTGGCCTTCATGCTTACATGGAGTTCACCATTGACCCCTCCAAGGCTCCTCACAACTACACCATGGTGGATTTCAACAGATTCATGCGCAGGACGTATGAGTTGCCTAGGGAGGCCGTGTCTGCGCTCGGCGAGATCCCCAAGGCCAAGCCGAGACTGCTCATCATCTCAAGGCAGAGAACAAGAATGTTCCTCAACCTCCCGGAGATCATCGCAATGGCCGAGGGGCTGGGTTTCGAGGTCGTGGTCGAGGAAGCCAACGTGAGCTCCGACCTCTCCCAGTTCTCCAAGGTGGTGAACTCCGTCGACGTGATGATGGGCGTCCATGGCGCCGGGCTCACAAACTGTGTCTTCCTGCCACACAATGCCACGTTGATCCAGATCGTGCCGTGGGGTGGCATAGAAGGCGTGTGCCGGATCGACTTCGGCGACCCGGCGGAGCAGATGGGCCTGCGGTACAAGCAGTACAGCATCGCCGTGCACGAGAGCAGCCTCACCGACCAGTACCCGCTGGACCATGAGATCTTCAAGAACCCGCTGGCCTTCCACAAGGGGTTCGAGTTCATCAAGGAGACCTTCATGGACAAGCAGAATGTCAGGCTTGACTGCAACCGGTTCAAGCCTGTGCTGCTGCAGACCCTTGATCTGCTAAACCAATAA